CTGAGTGGAGGACTTTCTCTGCCACAGTCCACTGGCTGAGTTTCCTGACAAAAGAGAACACGTGTTTggggggaggaagaagggagtaGACTGACTTTCCTCAATAGTGTCATTTTTACTTAAAGACTAGAATGATGGAAACTACTAAACAGACTCAATCACTtggcaaaaggaaaaaacacatcAACCAGTAGGTAGGAGCTAGATCTAAGTCATACTGACAGCTACGGACACGGCCAGCTGCCGTGCACAAGGGGCCAGCAGGGCAGCAGCATAGGCTGTTCAGAAAAGACTGCATGAAATGAGGCAGGAAGTAGGGAGCTCAGAGTTGCAGGTTGTCCTCCAtgcacccacacccccacccccccccacacacacaatttgctatctacagaattttttttttcccttttaacctCTATTAGAGTTCAGGAAGGAGGTGGAATTGAATGAAAGGAAATTGAGCAGCTTCCCATAACACACTGCTCAGCTCAACCTGAAGGAACGCATAAGCCAAAACACCAGAGCCGGTGGCAAGGGGAGAGCCCAAACTGTCTCCTTAAGGAAAGGGCAATTCCATTCTAATGCACTTTCTTAGCACTGTAAGgtgaatttttttctcatctccctAGAACTATTGTTTGTTGGTTTTTCCAAAGATGTTCCCAAGACCAGTCCTCTTTTCTATCTACACGTCTACCAGTGGTGGCCATCTTGAACTGAGTTCAATTTGCCTTGGCCAGCAGAATCTGAAGTCATCCCAGAGACCAGGAAGTACAAACCTAGTATCATGAAGGTGTCCCATGGTTGGAGTGGCATCTTGTCATTGTGATCTGGGTGTTTAGAAATTACAtatctagttttttgttttgttttgttttgttttgtttactttttaagatAAGAGTCCTGCCGCACCTCTTTTCTGTCTCCCCCAGAACCATCTGGGTAACATCTAAGGAAATGTTCCCTCTCTTACATGCTTCCTCCCAACCCCCTGCACTCTTTCAACACCTTATTCATTTAAATGAATGGAACTTTCTCTTCCCCcaaagcccaggagttcatggcaAAGTTTAAAACCATGACATAGAATACTtagatttgggggaaaaaaagcaccATCTACCTGATTTTCCTTTCCTCATCCCAATATCCCATCTACATGCTAACTCCCTAGAAGCAAACTTGCCTACCTCTGAGGATGCTACACTCAGTGGATGGGGAAACCATCTGTCACTGGTGAACAGAGCCAATGGTTCAGCCAGGTAATCCTCTGGAGAATATGGACAGTATCACGTCCAACTCAAAGCATCCATGCAGGTGAGAACCCAAGAGGCAGCATTCCAGTTAATATTGAGAAAGAAAGTGACAAGTTGCCTCTTGTTGGTGTGCATCAACTTCCATTCATCTGTGCAAAGATCACAGACCATCTTGTGCCCTGTCATATATAATAGTTTTGACCTCTGACACCATCATCTTTCTCCCTGTCCACCCTCAAGAGGTTGTGCTGTAGAGCAAGGCAGACATCAGGAAAGAGGAGGTGAACAGCAAGGAGCTAAATCACCATGGGCTGACTCTATGTCCTTAGCAGAGTTCAGAGCATTCTCTCTCTGACCAAGGCCCTGTCTTTCCTCAAAGTTGAGTAGCAAATTAACAAATGCCTCACCAGTGGCATGAAAGAGTTAACATAGATCCCACAGGATGACTAAACCCGATTCCCAGGGCCTAGCCAGATCAAAGATGACAACTACATAGCATTAGTGCTactgcttccccttccctttcccgtGGTAGCCATTACTAGTCAATCACAGCACTCCTTCCCCATGATGTGGGCCACTTACGCCAGCACAACTGGCAGCCACTATTAATTGATCGTCAACTCAAGCTCAAGTTGCTGAAATCTACTTGCCAGCTCCACGCAGCCAGACCTAGCTTGCTAATACAAGGAGAAAAGGGGCAAGTTCTTTGGGCTCACCCAAGGCAAACAGCCCAAGTgtctcctgcccctcctccagaAGCATCTGGATGACTTCTAAGGAAATGCTCCTTCCACATATGCTTCCTCTCCACCCACTGAGTGCCGGTCAATACCACCTCCCCTGGACAGCTGGTCCTCTAGGAGGTGCCATAAAGCAAATGCCAAACAGGGCCCAAATTCTGACTGACAATTGACAGAACTGGCAGAAGAGCCCACCTCTCCCTTTTAGGTGTTGGCTCAAGGCTGCAAACTTGGCCAAGTGAGACAGTGCCAATCCTTTTTCAGTCTGTTGTCACAGCCAGCAAAGAGGTAACCAGCCTGTGAGCCCAAGTCttgctccccttcctccctcgTACCCCCGCCCGCCCCTGGGCGCCCTGGAATGCTAGTTGAGCTTGCTGCAGATCTCCAGCGCTTGCTTGTAGACCTGAGTCACATCATCCATGTCTGTGAGGAGGGAGAAGCTGCTGTCTGCCAGCCGGTTCCGGTACCGCTTCAGGTACTGGGGCCGGGGCCGGTTCTGGAGCCCCTCAAAGTCCTGGATCTGGAGGAAGTTTTCTGCAGAGACGCAGCTGCGGATGCGCTGGCGGGCAGGGCGATTCTCCTGCAAATCCAGCAAGTCAAAAGAGTCGCTGGACAGCACGCTGTCATCGCTGATGACACTGGAAGGGCGGCTGTAGCTCCGGGAGAGGCCCTCGGCAGGGACACCAGGCTCTGACAGGGATTCCAGTGTGGGCATTTCAGGGCTGACCAGGGCTGGGTCCATGGTGCCCGCTGAGTATTTGCTGCTGTGTTTCAAGATGCCCTTCCTCCGGCAGGAGAGGCTGTGGGAGGTTACCCTGGCTGGGTccggggggctgggggaggggatgcTGCTGCCCATCACATCATTACTGTCCAACAGCTCCGAAGACTCACTGCGCTCTGGGGAAGAGTAGTAACCTGATTCTCTCTGCTGGGTCTTTTTCAAGATGCCTTTCTTGGGCATCGTGGCCGACTGCTTGGGGCTGAGTTTTCCCGGCACCTCTGCCTCTGGTGAGCTTGGGAGGAGCACGCCAGTCCTGCACAAGTCCTGCTCCATCTTGAAAGTAGAGGGTAAGGCAGGACCAACTACACCTTCAATGAAGCCAGTGCTGTGAGAGCGATGCTCGCTGTTGCTTCGCTTCTTCAGGATCCCCTTGGGCCTCTTAGAACTCAACTTGGATGGGCTTTCAGGCACTGCATCCTGACCAGACTGAGCAAAGTCATTCTCTTTCTTGGATTTCTTCAGCGACCGCTGCCGCTCTAGCATGACCTCAGAGGTCGTGGGTTTGGCCAGGCCCTTCATTTTGGCTTCGGTGTCAGCCTGCAGCCCTGTGGAACGGTGGTGCCAGTCAATGATCCGAGCCAGGAGTGGGGACTCAGAGTCATGGAGGGCATCACAGTCACACACGCTGCTCTTATAGCCCCAGTTCACCCACCAGTGGTTGGCAATGTCCTCAATAGTGGCCCGGCGATCGGGGTTCACCATCAGCATCCACCGTATGAGTCCTCGAGCATCTAAGGGACAAGGGACAAAAAGAATCGGGCATTATGTGGGAGCTTCTGGCTTTGTGATAGTGGGACCCTCCAGGAGTGACGAAAGACACACACTCCCTCTAGGACAAATCCATCTGGAGACCTGGTCCAGCCACATTATGGAGCAGGAAGCCCCAGCCTTTCAGATCATCCATCAAAAGCATAATCAAGACTTGGAACCACAGGCCAGGGTGCCATCACATCATGGCATGTTTTCCCTGTAAGTGAGAAAATGTCATAGAACTACTAAGCTTTTCATCATCTTGAATCTTTAGAAAATGTGGAAGGTCAGGTAACCAAGAAAGAATCCAGACTTGACCCTGAGAGGTGCCCCACCATTCCTTTGGCGAATATCATTTTACCAGAGGAAAAACAGGTGTAGATAACCATGGCTTTCTTTATTCCTCCAAAGGTGGGCTTGTATAAACACACAGCACCTGCAGTCACTGGGAAAGCATGCCAGAGACAGAACATGGAGTGTGGCTCAGAGGCACTTACCTGGAACACCTGGGCAGTAAGCGTGGCCATCTCCAAAGCTGGCCTCGCCCCAAGGTCCAGGCCAGGTTCTGAGACCAACACTCAGTGAGCttgccttctttccctctctgacATAAGCCATCTTCTACTGAGCTATCAGATCAGAGAAGTGATCTATATCTGCTTCCCATTCACAGCCTGTCTGGAAATTCTACCTGCAAATTTCTGCTGCCAGAGAATTAGGGAAAACCCCTAAAGGGATGCTGAGAAGGCCACAGGAACCAACTGACTCTCACAGCTTATAAACTGACTTTTAGGTTCAAACTGTGTTCCCCCAATTGGGGTGAATTATATTCTTGGAAGCTGCCACCTCCCCTCAGCTGCTTATGTAAGCGAATGAGAAGCTGGCAAAGGCCTGGTAATAGGGACTGGGGCAAGAAACACCCCTGAAAAGTACCAAGATGATCATCCTCagtcattcaataagtatttcttGAACGCCTACAATGTGCCAGGAACCGCATTGGCATCAGTTAGCTGGTGAGGCAAAGAAGACCACTTTAGAGGTCACTCTGAATTTTTCCAAAAAGAACAGGCTGGCttgttgaaaaaattatatatagagagagagataatgcatatctatatatacacatacaaccGTCTAGCCTGATTATCCATAGAgtctgtatttgcaaatttgcctacttgctaaaatttattggTAACCTCAAAATCAATATTCGCAGCTCTTTTGCAGTCATTTTTGCATATGCACAGAGCAGCAAAAAGTTTGAGTCACCCCAACACACATATGTATTCACAGCGGAGGTCAAACAAGGCAACACTCTGCCTTCTTATTTCAGTTCTCATACTATTATACAAATTGTCCTTTTCTCAGTCTATTTAGTGCtgtatttctcacattttttggaatttttattggtGATTCCTCTTTTTAAATGCCTCCCTAAAACAGTGCTGAAGCACTGTTCAGTGTTCCTAAGctcaagaaggctgtgatgtgccttatggagaaGATAAGTGTCTTAGATCAGTTTTGTTTAGGCATGAGTTACAGTGCTGTTGGCTGTTGAGTTTGatgttaatgaattaataatatagattaaataaggtgtctttaaacagagacacacataaaacaaggttatatatCAATCAGTTAACAAAAATATTGTGAGCAGAGGCTCTCAGGAACCTAACCCTCTATTTCCCCTAAGAGCAATGGTTCAATATTCACAAATTCAGTGTTTGTAGCAACTTTGTAGAACATAACTACTATGAATGAGAATCAACTGTGTATGTGTAGgtatacagatatacatatatatatatgcgtgtgtatagTATGTATATAAATGAAGTGCCAATGTTAACTTCATTTGTTAACAAAAATGACCAATGATGGCCAGCTGTACACACTCTCTATACAGGCATGATATTCCCCATCAAGAGATGAAGCT
This sequence is a window from Homo sapiens chromosome 12, GRCh38.p14 Primary Assembly. Protein-coding genes within it:
- the NUAK1 gene encoding NUAK family SNF1-like kinase 1, with the translated sequence MEGAAAPVAGDRPDLGLGAPGSPREAVAGATAALEPRKPHGVKRHHHKHNLKHRYELQETLGKGTYGKVKRATERFSGRVVAIKSIRKDKIKDEQDMVHIRREIEIMSSLNHPHIISIYEVFENKDKIVIIMEYASKGELYDYISERRRLSERETRHFFRQIVSAVHYCHKNGVVHRDLKLENILLDDNCNIKIADFGLSNLYQKDKFLQTFCGSPLYASPEIVNGRPYRGPEVDSWALGVLLYTLVYGTMPFDGFDHKNLIRQISSGEYREPTQPSDARGLIRWMLMVNPDRRATIEDIANHWWVNWGYKSSVCDCDALHDSESPLLARIIDWHHRSTGLQADTEAKMKGLAKPTTSEVMLERQRSLKKSKKENDFAQSGQDAVPESPSKLSSKRPKGILKKRSNSEHRSHSTGFIEGVVGPALPSTFKMEQDLCRTGVLLPSSPEAEVPGKLSPKQSATMPKKGILKKTQQRESGYYSSPERSESSELLDSNDVMGSSIPSPSPPDPARVTSHSLSCRRKGILKHSSKYSAGTMDPALVSPEMPTLESLSEPGVPAEGLSRSYSRPSSVISDDSVLSSDSFDLLDLQENRPARQRIRSCVSAENFLQIQDFEGLQNRPRPQYLKRYRNRLADSSFSLLTDMDDVTQVYKQALEICSKLN